From Choloepus didactylus isolate mChoDid1 chromosome 19, mChoDid1.pri, whole genome shotgun sequence, one genomic window encodes:
- the WFDC9 gene encoding protein WFDC9, translating to MRSWVLLFLLLHVVMMLLPVLGGLWNKYSHEAKAIEQCWVQPPPMFCEKRCTKFHICLLPNSTCCWTYCGNICLDREEPFKSMLKPRV from the exons ATGAGGTCCTGGGTTCTCCTCTTCCTGCTCCTTCATGTGGTTATGATGCTTCTGCCTGTCCTGGGAGGCCTCTGGAACAAATATTCTC ATGAAGCAAAAGCCATTGAACAATGCTGGGTACAGCCTCCACCAATGTTCTGTGAAAAAAGGTGCACTAAATTCCACATCTGTTTACTTCCAAATTCTACATGCTGCTGGacctattgtggaaacatctgctTGGACAGAGA AGAGCCGTTTAAATCAATGCTAAAACC